One segment of Alligator mississippiensis isolate rAllMis1 chromosome 13, rAllMis1, whole genome shotgun sequence DNA contains the following:
- the LOC102559503 gene encoding anoctamin-7 isoform X1: MTRKKAEEPDPSLLGGLERSCSRLLGGSPGALQNGGPYASLDGDEDDDDPIYIQDAGSFEPSARGNYFRDGATKIDFVLVWEEKLRPPKKRKAKQPPCEGRPRERHEQWKRKFLKNLRGAGLLTEKEETLSERKTIHYLKLSAPWDVLVYYAEELCLRAPLQAQPNPDCNSSDEVLRRLRVPNPMYQRVPNKPSDFYTCAFRKSKLDRFLGSDSRDTYFTHTQRHRIVYEILARTVYGKRKHAEVGIERLLNEGIYTAAFPLHEGPFEMPEYEVLGEELNPRQVLYHFWAQWRCWYQYQPLDHIREYFGEKIAIYFAWLGFYTAWLLPAATVGTFVFLAGLVTMGTNTPAQEICESGGQFLMCPLCDTCQTWNISEICPMAKVGYLFDHPGTVFFSVFMSFWAVTFLEYWKRTNATLAHHWDCMDFQEEEERPRPEFAAMAPQMEQNPVTGVKEPYFPERARLSRILTGSMAIVIMLCVVMIFLVSVIMYRGIVSMMMYHTGNTILMTQAGNIANISSTMVNLVLILLMSQVYTSLAEKLTRWEMHRTQTLHEDAFTFKVFIFQFVNFYSSPFYVAFFKGRFVGYPGQYGKLLGMRNEDCGPGGCLIELAQQLFIIMVGKQIVSNIQEFFIPKLKAWRQKRKLARVRGSQISQEPRRWEEDYELIECEGLFEEYLEMVLQFGFITIFVAAFPLAPLFALLNNWVEIRLDAQKFVCEYRRPVAYRAQDIGVWFFILEVLAQISVIINAFLIAFTSDFLPRLLYQYEHDSQLHGYINFTLAYAPQSYVASNHTLCRYKAFRDTTGNYTLFYWKLLAIRLGFIIAFEHVVFFCLRLIDWLVPDVPESLEVKIKRERYLAKQALADNHDVLLTVSPDSPSPASSLSPSSMT, from the exons ATGACCCGCAAAAAGGCGGAGGAGCCGGACCCCAGCCTGCTGGGTGGCCTGGAGAGGAGCTGCTCCCGCCTGCTCGGTGGCTCCCCCGGTGCTCTCCAGAACGGGGGCCCCTACGCCAgcctg GACGGAGACGAAGATGACGACGACCCCATCTACATCCAGGACGCCGGCAGCTTCGAGCCCAGCGCCCGGGGCAACTATTTCCGAGATGGAGCGACTAAGATCG ACTTCGTGCTGGTCTGGGAGGAGAAGCTGCGCCCCCCAAAGAAGAGGAAGGCCAAGCAGCCCCCGTGCGAGGGGCGGCCGCGGGAGCGCCACGAGCAATGGAAGAGGAAGTTCCTGAAAAACCTGCGCGGCGCCGGGCTGCTCACGGAGAAG GAGGAGACGCTGAGCGAGCGCAAGACCATCCACTACCTGAAGCTGAGCGCGCCCTGGGACGTGCTGGTGTACTACGCCGAGGAGCTGTGCTTGCGGGCCCCCCTCCAG gcccagcccaacCCCGACTGCAACAGCTCAGACGAGGTTTTGCGCCGGCTGCGGGTCCCCAACCCCATGTACCAGCGGGTGCCCAACAAGCCCTCGGACTTCTACACCTGCGCCTTCCGCAAGTCCAAGCTGGACAG GTTCTTGGGCAGCGACTCCCGGGACACCTACTTCACCCACACCCAGAGGCACCGCATT GTGTACGAGATCCTGGCACGCACCGTCTACGGCAAGCGGAAGCACGCCGAGGTCGGCATTGAGCGGCTGCTGAATGAGGGCATTTACACCGCAGCCTTCCCTCTGCACGAg ggcccCTTCGAAATGCCCGAGTATGAGGTGCTGGGTGAGGAGCTGAACCCGCGCCAGGTGCTGTACCACTTCTGGGCTCAGTGGCGCTGCTGGTACCAGTACCAGCCCCTGGACCACATCCGCGAGTACTTCGGGGAGAAGATTGCCATCTACTTCGCCTGGCTGG GCTTCTACACCGCCTGGCTGTTGCCTGCCGCCACCGTGGGCACCTTCGTCTTCCTAGCAGGCCTGGTCACCATGGGAACCAACACGCCAGC GCAGGAGATCTGCGAGAGCGGAGGCCAGTTCCTCATGTGCCCGCTTTGCGACACGTGCCAGACCTGGAACATCTCTGAGATTTGCCCCATGGCGAAG GTGGGCTACCTCTTTGACCACCCCGGGACTGTGTTCTTCAGCGTCTTCATGTCCTTCTGGGCCGTGACCTTCCTGGAGTACTGGAAGCGGACGAACGCCACGCTGGCGCATCACTGGGACTGCATGGACttccaggaggaggag gaGCGGCCCAGGCCGGAGTTTGCTGCCATGGCTCCGCAGATGGAGCAAAACCCCGTCACGGGCGTGAAGGAGCCCTACTTCCCAGAGCGCGCCCGGCTCTCCCGCATCCTGACAGGCTCCATGGCCATCGTCATCATG ctctgcgTGGTGATGATCTTCCTGGTTTCGGTGATCATGTACCGTGGCATCGTCAGCATGATGATGTACCACACGGGCAACACCATCCTGATGACCCAG GCCGGGAACATAGCGAATATCAGCAGCACCATGGTGAACCTCGTGCTCATCCTCCTCATGAGCCAAGTCTACACCTCCCTGGCGGAGAAGCTCACGCGGTGGG AGATGCACCGGACCCAGACCCTGCATGAAGATGCCTTCACCTTCAAGGTCTTCATCTTCCAGTTCGTCAACTTCTACTCCTCGCCCTTCTACGTGGCCTTCTTCAAAGGCAG GTTCGTGGGGTACCCCGGGCAGTACGGCAAGCTCCTCGGCATGCGCAACGAGGAC TGCGGCCCCGGCGGCTGCCTCATCGAGCTGGCGCAGCAGCTCTTCATCATCATGGTGGGCAAGCAGATCGTCAGCAACATCCAGGAGTTCTTCATCCC caagCTGAAAGCCTGGAGGCAGAAGCGGAAGCTGGCCAGGGTTCGGGGCTCGCAGATCAGCCAGGAGCCACGGCGCTGGGAGGAGGACTACGAGCTCATTGAGTGCGAGGGGCTCTTCGAGGAGTACCTGGAGATGG TGCTGCAGTTCGGGTTCATCACCATCTTCGTGGCGGCCTTCCCGCTGGCCCCGCTCTTCGCGCTGCTCAACAACTGGGTGGAGATCCGGCTGGACGCCCAGAAGTTCGTGTGCGAGTACCGGCGCCCCGTGGCCTACCGTGCCCAGGACATCGGCGTCTGGTTCTTCATCCTCGAGGTCCTGGCACAGATCTCCGTCATCATCAAC GCCTTCCTCATTGCCTTCACCTCGGACTTCCTGCCCCGGCTGCTGTACCAGTACGAGCACGACAGCCAGCTCCACGGCTACATCAACTTCACCCTGGCTTATGCCCCCCAGAGCTACGTCGCCAGCAATCACACCCTGTGCCG GTACAAAGCTTTCCGCGACACCACTGGGAACTACACCCTCTTCTACTGGAAGCTGCTGGCCATCCGCCTGGGCTTCATCATCGCCTTCGAG CACGTGGTCTTCTTCTGCCTGCGCCTCATCGACTGGTTGGTGCCCGACGTCCCCGAGTCGCTGGAGGTGAAGATCAAGCGTGAGCGGTACCTGGCCAAGCAGGCGCTGGCCGACAACCACGACGTGCTGCTGACGGTGAGTCCCGACTCGCCCTCACCAG CAAGCAGCCTTTCACCCAGCAGCATGACCTAG
- the LOC102559503 gene encoding anoctamin-7 isoform X2, translated as MTRKKAEEPDPSLLGGLERSCSRLLGGSPGALQNGGPYASLDGDEDDDDPIYIQDAGSFEPSARGNYFRDGATKIDFVLVWEEKLRPPKKRKAKQPPCEGRPRERHEQWKRKFLKNLRGAGLLTEKEETLSERKTIHYLKLSAPWDVLVYYAEELCLRAPLQAQPNPDCNSSDEVLRRLRVPNPMYQRVPNKPSDFYTCAFRKSKLDRFLGSDSRDTYFTHTQRHRIVYEILARTVYGKRKHAEVGIERLLNEGIYTAAFPLHEGPFEMPEYEVLGEELNPRQVLYHFWAQWRCWYQYQPLDHIREYFGEKIAIYFAWLGFYTAWLLPAATVGTFVFLAGLVTMGTNTPAQEICESGGQFLMCPLCDTCQTWNISEICPMAKVGYLFDHPGTVFFSVFMSFWAVTFLEYWKRTNATLAHHWDCMDFQEEEERPRPEFAAMAPQMEQNPVTGVKEPYFPERARLSRILTGSMAIVIMLCVVMIFLVSVIMYRGIVSMMMYHTGNTILMTQAGNIANISSTMVNLVLILLMSQVYTSLAEKLTRWEMHRTQTLHEDAFTFKVFIFQFVNFYSSPFYVAFFKGRFVGYPGQYGKLLGMRNEDCGPGGCLIELAQQLFIIMVGKQIVSNIQEFFIPKLKAWRQKRKLARVRGSQISQEPRRWEEDYELIECEGLFEEYLEMVLQFGFITIFVAAFPLAPLFALLNNWVEIRLDAQKFVCEYRRPVAYRAQDIGVWFFILEVLAQISVIINAFLIAFTSDFLPRLLYQYEHDSQLHGYINFTLAYAPQSYVASNHTLCRYKAFRDTTGNYTLFYWKLLAIRLGFIIAFEHVVFFCLRLIDWLVPDVPESLEVKIKRERYLAKQALADNHDVLLTQAAFHPAA; from the exons ATGACCCGCAAAAAGGCGGAGGAGCCGGACCCCAGCCTGCTGGGTGGCCTGGAGAGGAGCTGCTCCCGCCTGCTCGGTGGCTCCCCCGGTGCTCTCCAGAACGGGGGCCCCTACGCCAgcctg GACGGAGACGAAGATGACGACGACCCCATCTACATCCAGGACGCCGGCAGCTTCGAGCCCAGCGCCCGGGGCAACTATTTCCGAGATGGAGCGACTAAGATCG ACTTCGTGCTGGTCTGGGAGGAGAAGCTGCGCCCCCCAAAGAAGAGGAAGGCCAAGCAGCCCCCGTGCGAGGGGCGGCCGCGGGAGCGCCACGAGCAATGGAAGAGGAAGTTCCTGAAAAACCTGCGCGGCGCCGGGCTGCTCACGGAGAAG GAGGAGACGCTGAGCGAGCGCAAGACCATCCACTACCTGAAGCTGAGCGCGCCCTGGGACGTGCTGGTGTACTACGCCGAGGAGCTGTGCTTGCGGGCCCCCCTCCAG gcccagcccaacCCCGACTGCAACAGCTCAGACGAGGTTTTGCGCCGGCTGCGGGTCCCCAACCCCATGTACCAGCGGGTGCCCAACAAGCCCTCGGACTTCTACACCTGCGCCTTCCGCAAGTCCAAGCTGGACAG GTTCTTGGGCAGCGACTCCCGGGACACCTACTTCACCCACACCCAGAGGCACCGCATT GTGTACGAGATCCTGGCACGCACCGTCTACGGCAAGCGGAAGCACGCCGAGGTCGGCATTGAGCGGCTGCTGAATGAGGGCATTTACACCGCAGCCTTCCCTCTGCACGAg ggcccCTTCGAAATGCCCGAGTATGAGGTGCTGGGTGAGGAGCTGAACCCGCGCCAGGTGCTGTACCACTTCTGGGCTCAGTGGCGCTGCTGGTACCAGTACCAGCCCCTGGACCACATCCGCGAGTACTTCGGGGAGAAGATTGCCATCTACTTCGCCTGGCTGG GCTTCTACACCGCCTGGCTGTTGCCTGCCGCCACCGTGGGCACCTTCGTCTTCCTAGCAGGCCTGGTCACCATGGGAACCAACACGCCAGC GCAGGAGATCTGCGAGAGCGGAGGCCAGTTCCTCATGTGCCCGCTTTGCGACACGTGCCAGACCTGGAACATCTCTGAGATTTGCCCCATGGCGAAG GTGGGCTACCTCTTTGACCACCCCGGGACTGTGTTCTTCAGCGTCTTCATGTCCTTCTGGGCCGTGACCTTCCTGGAGTACTGGAAGCGGACGAACGCCACGCTGGCGCATCACTGGGACTGCATGGACttccaggaggaggag gaGCGGCCCAGGCCGGAGTTTGCTGCCATGGCTCCGCAGATGGAGCAAAACCCCGTCACGGGCGTGAAGGAGCCCTACTTCCCAGAGCGCGCCCGGCTCTCCCGCATCCTGACAGGCTCCATGGCCATCGTCATCATG ctctgcgTGGTGATGATCTTCCTGGTTTCGGTGATCATGTACCGTGGCATCGTCAGCATGATGATGTACCACACGGGCAACACCATCCTGATGACCCAG GCCGGGAACATAGCGAATATCAGCAGCACCATGGTGAACCTCGTGCTCATCCTCCTCATGAGCCAAGTCTACACCTCCCTGGCGGAGAAGCTCACGCGGTGGG AGATGCACCGGACCCAGACCCTGCATGAAGATGCCTTCACCTTCAAGGTCTTCATCTTCCAGTTCGTCAACTTCTACTCCTCGCCCTTCTACGTGGCCTTCTTCAAAGGCAG GTTCGTGGGGTACCCCGGGCAGTACGGCAAGCTCCTCGGCATGCGCAACGAGGAC TGCGGCCCCGGCGGCTGCCTCATCGAGCTGGCGCAGCAGCTCTTCATCATCATGGTGGGCAAGCAGATCGTCAGCAACATCCAGGAGTTCTTCATCCC caagCTGAAAGCCTGGAGGCAGAAGCGGAAGCTGGCCAGGGTTCGGGGCTCGCAGATCAGCCAGGAGCCACGGCGCTGGGAGGAGGACTACGAGCTCATTGAGTGCGAGGGGCTCTTCGAGGAGTACCTGGAGATGG TGCTGCAGTTCGGGTTCATCACCATCTTCGTGGCGGCCTTCCCGCTGGCCCCGCTCTTCGCGCTGCTCAACAACTGGGTGGAGATCCGGCTGGACGCCCAGAAGTTCGTGTGCGAGTACCGGCGCCCCGTGGCCTACCGTGCCCAGGACATCGGCGTCTGGTTCTTCATCCTCGAGGTCCTGGCACAGATCTCCGTCATCATCAAC GCCTTCCTCATTGCCTTCACCTCGGACTTCCTGCCCCGGCTGCTGTACCAGTACGAGCACGACAGCCAGCTCCACGGCTACATCAACTTCACCCTGGCTTATGCCCCCCAGAGCTACGTCGCCAGCAATCACACCCTGTGCCG GTACAAAGCTTTCCGCGACACCACTGGGAACTACACCCTCTTCTACTGGAAGCTGCTGGCCATCCGCCTGGGCTTCATCATCGCCTTCGAG CACGTGGTCTTCTTCTGCCTGCGCCTCATCGACTGGTTGGTGCCCGACGTCCCCGAGTCGCTGGAGGTGAAGATCAAGCGTGAGCGGTACCTGGCCAAGCAGGCGCTGGCCGACAACCACGACGTGCTGCTGACG CAAGCAGCCTTTCACCCAGCAGCATGA
- the CPLANE2 gene encoding ciliogenesis and planar polarity effector 2, whose translation MSVPPGSVIVPDWLKSPEGKEHLAAILRKNKRKVFGLIERPVLPPQVASDTASYKVFVSGKSGVGKTALVAKLAGLEVPIAHHETMGIQTTVVYWPAKLRDSGRAVIFRLQFWDCGEAALRKFDHILPACREKADAILFLFSFTDRSSFDDLPAQISRIVGNAGSLIRIVVGTKFDQFMHADVTERDVAEFQRTWHLPVLRAQSAAGPRQAGRRTPDAGTGLWEVAPLLNRLAEHLWHQDQVAAGLIPAPLPSPEETGPC comes from the exons ATGTCTGTGCCGCCCGGCTCTGTGATTGTCCCCGACTGGCTCAAATCGCCGGAGGGCAAAGAGCACCTGGCCGCCATCCTGCGGAAGAACAAGCGGAAGGTCTTTG GACTGATCGAGAGGCCAGTGCTGCCGCCGCAGGTGGCCTCGGACACAGCCAGCTACAAGGTGTTTGTCTCGGGCAAAAGCGGCGTGGGGAAGACGGCACTGGTGGCCaagctggctgggctggaggTACCCATCGCCCACCACGAAACCATGG GGATCCAGACGACGGTGGTGTACTGGCCGGCCAAGCTGAGAGATAGTGGCCGAGCCGTCATCTTCCGCCTCCAGTTCTGGGACTGCGGCGAAGCGGCGCTGAGGAAGTTCGATCACATCCTGCCG GCCTGCAGGGAGAAGGCAGATGccatcctcttcctcttctccttcacCGACCGCTCGTCCTTCGATGACCTGCCCGCCCAGATCTCACGTATCGTGGGCAATGCTGGAAGCCTCATCAGGATCGTTGTGGGCACCAA GTTCGACCAGTTCATGCACGCTGACGTCACGGAGCGGGACGTGGCCGAGTTCCAGCGCACCTGGCACCTGCCTGTGCTTCGGGCACAGAGCGCGGCTGGGCCCCGGCAAGCGGGCAGGCGCACCCCGGACGCTGGCACTGGGCTGTGGGAGGTGGCGCCCCTGCTCAACAGGCTGGCAGAGCACCTGTGGCATCAGGACCAGGTGGCCGCTGGGCtcatcccagctcccctgcccagcccagaagaGACAGGACCCTGCTGA